A single window of Leclercia adecarboxylata DNA harbors:
- a CDS encoding exoribonuclease II: protein MLQDNPLLAQLKQQLHSQTPRAEGVVKATEKGFGFLEVDAQKSYFIPPPQMKKVMHGDRITAVIHSEKDRESAEPEALIEPFLTRFVGKVLRKDDRLSIIPDHPLLKDAIPCRAERGVAHDFKEGDWAVAEMRRHPLKGDRGFYAELTQFITFGDDHFVPWWVTLARHNLEKEAPEGAATEMLDEGLTRRDLTALNFVTIDSASTEDMDDALYVEEQADGKLLLTVAIADPTAWIAEGTPLDDSAKIRAFTNYLPGFNIPMLPRELSDDLCSLRANEVRPVLACRMTIATDGTIEENIEFFAATIESKAKLVYDEVSDWLENSGSWQPANDAIAEQIRLLQRVCLSRSEWRKTHALVFKDRPDYRFILGEKGEVLNIVAEPRRIANRIVEESMIAANICAARVLRDKLGFGIYNVHTGFDPANSEALAALLKTHDVHVDPQEVLTLNGFCKLRRELDAQPSGFLDSRIRRFQSFAEISTEPGPHFGLGLEAYATWTSPIRKYGDMVNHRLLKAIVKGETIARPQDETTVQMAERRRLNRMAERDVGDWLYARFLKDKAGTDARFAAEIIDISRGGMRVRLVDNGAVAFIPAPFLHAVRDELVCSQENGTVQIKGEVAYRVTEVIDVTIAEVRMETRSVIARPAV, encoded by the coding sequence ATGCTCCAGGACAACCCGCTGCTAGCGCAGCTTAAACAGCAACTGCATTCCCAGACGCCACGTGCTGAAGGGGTCGTAAAAGCCACGGAAAAAGGCTTTGGCTTCCTTGAAGTCGATGCACAGAAAAGTTACTTCATTCCGCCTCCGCAGATGAAGAAAGTGATGCACGGCGATCGTATTACTGCCGTGATCCATAGCGAAAAGGATCGTGAATCTGCCGAGCCTGAAGCGTTGATCGAACCGTTCCTGACCCGCTTTGTGGGTAAGGTGCTGCGTAAAGATGACCGTCTGTCCATCATTCCGGACCATCCCCTGCTGAAAGACGCCATCCCTTGCCGCGCCGAGCGCGGGGTCGCACATGATTTTAAAGAAGGTGACTGGGCCGTGGCTGAAATGCGCCGTCACCCTCTCAAGGGCGACCGCGGTTTTTATGCCGAGCTGACCCAGTTTATTACCTTCGGCGACGACCATTTCGTGCCATGGTGGGTCACGCTGGCACGTCATAATCTGGAAAAAGAAGCGCCAGAAGGTGCAGCGACGGAGATGCTGGACGAAGGTCTGACGCGTCGCGATCTCACCGCCCTCAATTTTGTGACCATCGACAGCGCCAGCACCGAAGATATGGACGATGCGCTGTATGTGGAAGAGCAGGCTGACGGCAAGCTGCTGTTAACCGTGGCCATTGCCGATCCTACGGCCTGGATTGCTGAAGGCACGCCGCTGGATGACTCTGCTAAAATTCGCGCCTTCACCAACTATCTGCCGGGCTTCAACATCCCGATGCTTCCGCGCGAACTGTCTGACGACTTGTGCTCACTGCGCGCTAACGAAGTCCGTCCGGTTCTCGCCTGCCGCATGACCATCGCCACCGATGGCACCATCGAAGAGAACATCGAATTCTTTGCAGCCACCATCGAGTCAAAAGCCAAGCTGGTGTATGACGAAGTGTCTGACTGGCTGGAAAACAGCGGTAGCTGGCAGCCTGCAAATGACGCCATTGCTGAACAGATCCGTCTGTTACAGCGCGTCTGCCTGAGCCGCAGCGAGTGGCGTAAGACCCACGCGCTGGTGTTCAAGGATCGCCCTGACTACCGCTTCATTCTCGGTGAAAAAGGTGAAGTGCTGAATATTGTTGCCGAACCGCGTCGCATTGCTAACCGCATTGTTGAAGAGTCGATGATTGCGGCCAACATCTGTGCGGCCCGCGTACTGCGCGACAAACTCGGTTTCGGTATTTATAACGTGCACACCGGCTTCGACCCGGCGAACAGCGAGGCGCTGGCCGCCCTGCTGAAGACTCATGACGTACACGTCGACCCGCAGGAAGTCCTGACGCTGAACGGCTTCTGCAAGCTGCGTCGTGAGCTGGATGCACAGCCGTCCGGCTTCCTCGATAGCCGCATCCGTCGTTTCCAGTCTTTCGCTGAGATCAGCACCGAACCTGGCCCGCATTTTGGCCTGGGTCTGGAAGCCTATGCGACCTGGACATCCCCGATCCGTAAGTATGGCGATATGGTTAACCACCGCCTGCTGAAAGCGATCGTCAAAGGGGAAACCATCGCCCGTCCGCAGGACGAAACCACCGTGCAGATGGCAGAGCGTCGTCGTCTTAACCGCATGGCGGAGCGCGACGTCGGTGACTGGCTGTATGCCCGCTTCCTGAAAGACAAAGCCGGGACTGATGCCCGTTTTGCGGCCGAAATCATCGATATCAGCCGCGGCGGCATGCGTGTTCGTCTGGTGGATAACGGCGCCGTGGCCTTTATTCCGGCCCCGTTCCTGCACGCCGTGCGTGACGAACTGGTTTGCAGCCAGGAGAACGGCACCGTTCAGATTAAAGGTGAAGTGGCCTATAGGGTGACTGAGGTTATCGACGTCACTATCGCTGAAGTACGCATGGAAACACGCAGCGTTATTGCCCGCCCTGCCGTCTGA
- a CDS encoding CMD domain-containing protein — translation MEQRRISGKGHWYHETQSSSSPTEVLPLVPEAAQVADRFLLNLTLPTTLLAACERWLTPARALCDLFFPRAVPVNRLRTLSAYDRFSTALTVAQVCGVQRLCNHYAALLAPLPGPDSSRESNRRLAQITQYARQLASSPDVIDAKAQQELDDVGLTVYDIVTINQIIGFVGFQARVVAVFQALLGHPVRWLPGHHIPPHALIDDNELNMDAWESVVPGVEQRNASAQQLASLERWQAEPLLQQLTPVLCHEPAILDYTGEILVSGIHNAQPADAPDEAVKRAVEQLARSPDRFSAAQFTPLMDEGLPPVQAINLLTWSAFCGWLSRLKIAIGRGE, via the coding sequence ATGGAACAACGCCGTATTTCTGGCAAAGGCCACTGGTATCACGAGACCCAGTCCAGTAGCAGCCCGACGGAAGTCCTGCCTTTGGTTCCCGAAGCCGCACAGGTCGCGGATCGTTTTTTGCTGAACCTCACTTTACCGACAACGCTGCTGGCGGCCTGCGAACGCTGGTTAACCCCGGCCCGGGCGCTGTGTGACCTCTTTTTCCCGCGCGCCGTGCCGGTAAATCGCCTGCGCACGCTGAGCGCGTACGACCGATTCAGCACCGCCCTGACCGTGGCGCAGGTGTGCGGCGTGCAGCGTCTGTGTAATCATTACGCTGCGCTTCTCGCCCCGCTCCCCGGTCCTGACTCCTCTCGTGAAAGTAATCGCCGCCTCGCCCAGATCACCCAGTATGCCCGCCAGCTTGCCAGCTCGCCTGACGTGATCGACGCCAAGGCGCAGCAGGAGCTCGATGATGTGGGCCTGACGGTGTATGACATCGTGACCATCAACCAGATTATCGGCTTTGTCGGTTTTCAGGCGCGGGTTGTCGCAGTGTTTCAGGCCCTGCTCGGGCACCCTGTCCGCTGGCTACCCGGACACCACATCCCCCCGCATGCCCTGATTGATGATAATGAGCTGAACATGGACGCCTGGGAGTCTGTCGTGCCAGGCGTTGAGCAACGGAACGCCAGCGCGCAGCAGCTGGCATCCCTTGAACGCTGGCAGGCCGAGCCGCTATTGCAGCAGCTTACGCCGGTGCTGTGCCATGAGCCGGCGATCCTCGATTACACGGGGGAGATTCTGGTCAGCGGCATCCATAACGCGCAACCAGCCGATGCGCCAGATGAGGCGGTAAAACGCGCCGTAGAACAGCTGGCGCGCTCCCCTGATCGGTTCAGCGCCGCGCAGTTTACCCCGCTGATGGACGAGGGTCTTCCCCCGGTTCAGGCTATCAACCTGCTGACCTGGAGCGCTTTTTGCGGCTGGTTGAGCCGTCTGAAAATCGCCATCGGCAGAGGCGAATAA
- a CDS encoding LapA family protein has translation MKYLLIFLLVLAIFVISVTLGAQNDQQVTFNYLLAQGEYRISSLLAVLFAAGFAIGWLICGLFWLKVRVSLARAERKIKRLEYQIAPTTDVPVSSGVPVAKE, from the coding sequence GTGAAATATTTACTCATTTTCTTACTGGTGTTGGCGATTTTTGTCATTTCCGTCACATTAGGTGCGCAAAACGATCAACAGGTAACGTTCAATTATCTGCTGGCGCAAGGCGAATATCGGATTTCCAGCCTGCTGGCGGTACTCTTTGCGGCAGGATTTGCGATCGGCTGGCTTATTTGCGGTCTGTTCTGGCTAAAAGTTCGGGTTTCACTTGCCCGCGCCGAACGTAAAATTAAACGTCTTGAATACCAAATTGCGCCCACGACCGACGTTCCGGTAAGTTCAGGTGTGCCGGTAGCGAAGGAATAA
- the pyrF gene encoding orotidine-5'-phosphate decarboxylase, with protein sequence MTSVAPSSSRAVTESPVVVALDYNNRDNALAFVDRIDPRDCRLKIGKEMFTLFGPQIVRDMQQRGFDVFLDLKFHDIPNTTAHAVAAAAELGVWMVNVHASGGARMMTAAREALQPFGKDAPLLIAVTVLTSMESSDLLDLGVTLSPVEHAERLARLTHSCGLDGVVCSAQEAVRFKSAIGQDFKLVTPGIRPQGSDAGDQRRIMTPEQALAAGVDYMVIGRPVTQSADPAQTLKAINASLHKGA encoded by the coding sequence ATGACGTCTGTAGCTCCCTCTTCATCCCGCGCAGTTACTGAATCTCCTGTTGTTGTCGCTCTGGATTACAACAATCGCGATAACGCGCTTGCGTTCGTTGATCGTATTGACCCGCGCGACTGCCGCCTGAAAATCGGCAAAGAGATGTTTACGCTCTTTGGCCCGCAAATTGTGCGTGACATGCAGCAGCGCGGTTTTGATGTCTTTCTGGATCTGAAATTCCACGATATTCCTAACACCACTGCCCATGCGGTAGCGGCTGCTGCCGAGCTGGGCGTCTGGATGGTTAACGTGCACGCCTCAGGCGGTGCGCGGATGATGACCGCAGCTCGTGAAGCTCTTCAGCCCTTTGGCAAAGACGCGCCGTTACTGATTGCGGTTACCGTGTTGACCAGCATGGAGTCCAGCGACCTGCTGGATCTTGGCGTGACACTGTCACCAGTAGAGCATGCCGAGCGTCTGGCGCGCCTGACGCACAGCTGTGGGTTGGACGGGGTGGTTTGCTCAGCTCAGGAAGCCGTGCGCTTCAAAAGCGCTATTGGCCAGGACTTTAAGCTGGTAACGCCAGGTATTCGTCCTCAGGGCAGCGATGCCGGCGACCAGCGCCGCATTATGACCCCGGAGCAGGCGCTGGCGGCGGGCGTAGACTATATGGTTATTGGTCGTCCGGTAACCCAATCTGCTGACCCGGCACAAACTCTGAAAGCCATCAACGCATCACTTCACAAGGGGGCGTAA
- a CDS encoding crotonase/enoyl-CoA hydratase family protein yields the protein MTIINQATCKLFTDSVRFTQLAAYYEEERRTVWMMLRAQPRPCFNHALIEEIMNLSWLVRQSGFEVDFWVTGSLVPDMYNTGGDLRFFVECIENGRREALRAYARACVDCVHAASRGFDTGAITLSMVEGSALGGGFEAALAHHFLLAQRDARLGFPEIAFNLFPGMGGYSLVARRSGMKLAEELIYKGESHTAEWYQQQGLVDVLFEPGQGYVATRTFIDTLQPKMNGVRAMLRARQRVLQLPRSELMDITEDWVDAAFCLQQKDVAYMQRLVQLQDRHTASGLRKAS from the coding sequence ATGACAATTATCAATCAGGCTACCTGTAAACTGTTCACTGATTCTGTACGATTCACCCAACTCGCAGCTTACTACGAAGAGGAAAGACGCACCGTGTGGATGATGCTGCGAGCTCAGCCACGCCCATGCTTCAATCATGCCCTGATTGAGGAGATCATGAACCTGTCCTGGCTGGTAAGGCAGTCCGGGTTTGAGGTCGATTTTTGGGTGACCGGATCGCTGGTGCCAGATATGTACAACACCGGCGGCGATCTACGTTTCTTTGTTGAGTGCATCGAGAATGGACGTCGCGAAGCGCTTCGGGCGTATGCCCGCGCGTGCGTGGACTGTGTCCATGCTGCGTCGCGTGGCTTCGATACCGGGGCAATCACCCTGTCGATGGTGGAGGGCAGTGCGCTTGGCGGCGGATTTGAGGCCGCGCTGGCGCACCACTTCCTGCTGGCACAGCGGGATGCGCGTTTAGGCTTCCCGGAGATCGCCTTCAATCTCTTTCCCGGCATGGGCGGCTACTCGCTGGTGGCACGCCGTTCAGGCATGAAACTGGCAGAAGAGCTGATCTACAAAGGGGAGTCACACACTGCAGAGTGGTATCAGCAGCAGGGGCTGGTGGACGTGCTGTTCGAACCCGGTCAGGGCTACGTAGCGACACGGACCTTCATCGACACGTTACAGCCTAAAATGAACGGCGTCAGAGCCATGCTCCGCGCGCGTCAGCGGGTGTTGCAGCTGCCGCGTAGTGAGCTTATGGATATCACGGAAGACTGGGTGGATGCCGCATTCTGTCTGCAGCAGAAGGACGTGGCCTATATGCAGCGGCTGGTTCAGCTCCAGGACCGCCACACCGCATCAGGCTTGCGTAAAGCCAGCTAA
- the pdeR gene encoding cyclic di-GMP phosphodiesterase, which yields MIDDLEQNLLFRYMGTHSPWWRLTADSNALHLAASESADTTQVVALTDEQASHIRQMTVITSSITMTLSLYGTDVPVHLVGRKINKKEWAGTASAWHDTSAVARDLAQGLSFAEQVVSEANSVIVILDRHGNIQRFNRLSEEYTGMKEHEVIGQNVFKLFMSRSEAAASRRNISGFFRDGSSYEVERWIKTRKGQRLFLFRNKFVHSGSGKNEIFLICSGTDITEERRAQERLRVLANTDTITGLPNRNAIHDMISEAIDKRGDTQVGVVYLDLDNFKKVNDAYGHMFGDQLLQAVALAILSCLEDGQVLARLGGDEFIVLATGTSQGALEAMASRILTRLRQPFRIGLIEVYTGCSLGISLAPQHGTDRESVIRNADTAMYTAKENGRGTFCVFSPEMNQRVFEYLWLDTNLRKALDNDQLVIHYQPKITWRGEVRTLEALVRWQSPERGLIPPLEFISYAEESGLIVPLGRWVMLDVVRQVAKWRDKGINLRVAVNVSARQLADQTIFSDLKQALKDLNFEYCPIDVELTESCLIENEELALSVIQQFSQLGAQIHLDDFGTGYSSLSQLARFPIDAIKLDQAFVRDIHKQSVSQSLVRAIVAVAQALNLQVIAEGVESAKEDAFLTKNGVNERQGFLFAKPMPAVAFERWFKRYQARNAR from the coding sequence ATGATTGACGATCTGGAGCAAAATTTGCTGTTTCGTTACATGGGCACCCACAGTCCCTGGTGGCGGCTGACGGCGGACAGTAATGCGCTCCATCTTGCGGCCAGTGAAAGCGCAGACACTACACAGGTTGTCGCGTTGACCGATGAACAGGCCAGTCATATTCGCCAGATGACGGTGATCACCTCCAGCATTACCATGACGCTCTCCCTGTACGGTACCGATGTGCCAGTGCACCTGGTAGGCCGCAAAATCAATAAAAAAGAGTGGGCCGGCACCGCCTCCGCCTGGCATGACACCTCCGCTGTCGCCCGCGATCTGGCGCAGGGTCTCTCCTTTGCCGAACAGGTAGTTTCTGAAGCCAACTCGGTCATCGTCATTCTCGATCGGCACGGCAATATTCAACGCTTCAACCGCCTGAGCGAAGAATACACCGGGATGAAAGAGCACGAAGTCATTGGTCAGAACGTTTTTAAGCTGTTTATGAGCCGCAGCGAAGCCGCTGCCTCCCGCCGTAATATCAGCGGTTTTTTCCGTGACGGTAGCTCTTATGAAGTGGAGCGCTGGATCAAAACCCGCAAAGGGCAACGTCTGTTCCTGTTTCGTAATAAATTTGTGCACAGCGGCAGCGGCAAAAACGAAATTTTCCTTATCTGCTCCGGTACGGATATCACTGAAGAGCGTCGTGCTCAGGAGCGGCTCCGGGTACTCGCTAATACCGATACCATTACCGGCCTGCCAAACCGCAATGCCATTCACGATATGATCAGCGAAGCGATCGATAAGCGCGGCGACACTCAGGTGGGCGTGGTCTACCTTGACCTCGATAATTTCAAAAAAGTGAATGATGCCTACGGGCATATGTTTGGCGACCAACTTTTACAGGCCGTGGCGCTGGCGATCCTCAGCTGTCTGGAAGATGGCCAGGTACTGGCTCGTCTGGGCGGCGATGAGTTCATCGTGCTGGCCACCGGGACTTCCCAGGGTGCGCTGGAAGCGATGGCGTCGCGGATCCTGACCCGGCTGCGCCAGCCTTTCCGGATTGGTTTGATTGAAGTCTATACCGGCTGCTCGCTGGGCATCTCCCTTGCCCCGCAGCATGGGACCGATCGTGAAAGCGTGATCCGCAATGCCGACACCGCCATGTACACCGCCAAAGAGAACGGACGTGGCACGTTTTGCGTCTTCTCACCGGAGATGAATCAGCGCGTCTTTGAATATCTGTGGCTGGACACTAACCTGCGCAAGGCGCTGGATAATGATCAGCTGGTGATCCACTACCAGCCGAAGATCACCTGGCGAGGTGAGGTCAGAACCCTCGAAGCGCTGGTTCGCTGGCAGTCGCCAGAGCGCGGCCTGATCCCGCCGCTGGAGTTTATCTCCTATGCCGAAGAGTCGGGGCTCATCGTGCCGCTGGGCCGTTGGGTGATGCTCGATGTGGTCCGCCAGGTCGCCAAATGGCGCGATAAAGGCATTAATTTGCGCGTAGCGGTCAACGTCTCGGCGCGCCAGCTGGCGGATCAGACCATATTCAGCGATCTGAAACAGGCGCTGAAGGATCTCAATTTTGAGTACTGCCCGATTGATGTGGAGCTGACGGAAAGTTGCCTGATTGAAAACGAAGAGCTGGCGCTGTCGGTTATCCAGCAGTTCAGCCAGCTGGGGGCGCAGATCCATCTCGATGACTTCGGCACCGGTTATTCGTCGCTGTCGCAGCTGGCCCGCTTCCCGATTGATGCTATTAAGCTCGATCAGGCCTTTGTCCGGGATATCCATAAGCAGTCTGTGTCGCAGTCACTGGTGAGGGCGATTGTTGCCGTCGCCCAGGCGCTGAATTTGCAGGTGATTGCCGAAGGGGTGGAGAGCGCGAAAGAAGACGCCTTTCTGACAAAGAATGGCGTCAACGAACGACAGGGTTTTCTCTTTGCTAAGCCCATGCCCGCTGTCGCATTCGAGCGATGGTTTAAACGATATCAGGCACGCAACGCGCGTTAG
- a CDS encoding DNA-binding transcriptional regulator YciT, whose amino-acid sequence MNSRQQIILQMVIDTGRVSVVDLAKSTGVSEVTIRQDLNLLEKMSYLRRAHGYAVPLDSEDVETRMMNNYALKRELAEFAASLVNNGETVFIENGSCNALLARTLAEQKEEVTIVTVSSYIAHLLKETRSEVILLGGIYQKKSESMVGPLTRQYVQQVHFSKAFIGIDGWQPETGFTGRDMMRSDVVNAVLEKGGEAIVLTDSTKFGAVHPYTMGPVSRFSRVITDEGIKAAHSEKLQHDGLIVDIVKKPA is encoded by the coding sequence ATGAATTCCCGACAACAAATAATATTACAGATGGTGATCGACACAGGACGTGTGAGCGTCGTTGATCTGGCTAAAAGTACCGGCGTGTCTGAAGTCACCATCCGCCAGGATCTCAATCTTCTGGAAAAAATGAGCTATCTGCGCCGCGCGCATGGCTATGCCGTGCCGCTCGACAGCGAAGATGTCGAAACGCGCATGATGAACAACTATGCCCTGAAACGTGAACTGGCGGAGTTTGCCGCTTCTCTGGTCAACAACGGCGAAACGGTGTTTATCGAGAACGGCAGCTGTAATGCCCTGCTGGCGCGTACCCTGGCCGAGCAGAAAGAGGAAGTCACCATCGTGACGGTGAGCAGCTACATTGCTCATCTTCTGAAAGAGACGCGCAGCGAAGTCATTTTGTTGGGCGGAATCTATCAGAAAAAAAGCGAAAGCATGGTTGGCCCTCTTACACGTCAGTATGTTCAGCAGGTTCATTTCAGCAAGGCCTTTATCGGCATCGATGGCTGGCAACCTGAAACCGGCTTTACCGGGCGGGATATGATGCGTTCAGACGTGGTCAATGCGGTGCTTGAAAAAGGCGGTGAGGCTATTGTGCTGACCGACAGCACCAAATTTGGCGCGGTGCATCCCTACACCATGGGCCCGGTCTCCCGCTTCAGCCGGGTTATTACTGACGAAGGCATCAAAGCGGCCCACAGCGAGAAACTGCAGCACGACGGGCTCATCGTCGATATCGTGAAAAAGCCAGCCTGA
- the osmB gene encoding osmotically-inducible lipoprotein OsmB: MSINSKKLSAAMLAVTLALSLSACSGMSRQDRNTAIGAGAGAIGGSVLTDGSTLGTLGGAAVGGIIGHQVK, from the coding sequence ATGTCTATTAACAGCAAAAAATTATCCGCTGCTATGCTGGCCGTTACGCTGGCATTGTCCCTGAGCGCATGCTCCGGCATGAGCAGACAAGACCGTAATACCGCGATTGGTGCGGGTGCAGGCGCAATCGGTGGTTCCGTCTTAACTGACGGAAGCACGCTGGGGACCCTGGGTGGTGCCGCAGTGGGTGGTATCATCGGTCATCAGGTTAAATAA
- the yciH gene encoding stress response translation initiation inhibitor YciH produces the protein MRDNNSRLVYSTDTGRIDEPKAVAERPKGDGIVRIQRQTSGRKGKGVCLVTGIDADDATLAAIAAELKKKCGCGGAVKDGVIEIQGDKRDLIKSLLEAKGMKVKLAGG, from the coding sequence ATGCGCGATAACAACAGTCGCCTGGTCTATTCGACCGACACCGGGCGCATAGATGAACCGAAAGCGGTAGCTGAGCGTCCGAAAGGCGACGGCATTGTACGAATTCAACGCCAGACCAGCGGGCGTAAAGGAAAGGGCGTATGCCTCGTGACCGGCATTGATGCTGACGATGCCACCCTGGCAGCCATTGCCGCTGAACTGAAGAAAAAATGCGGTTGCGGCGGGGCCGTCAAGGATGGCGTAATTGAGATCCAGGGCGACAAGCGGGATCTGATTAAATCCCTGCTGGAAGCAAAAGGGATGAAAGTGAAATTAGCGGGTGGTTGA
- the lapB gene encoding lipopolysaccharide assembly protein LapB: MLELLFLLLPVAAAYGWYMGRRSAQQTKQDEANRLSRDYVAGVNFLLSNQQDKAVDLFLEMLKEDTGTVEAHLTLGNLFRSRGEVDRAIRIHQTLMESASLTYEQRLLAVQQLGRDYMAAGLYDRAEEMFNQLVDETDFRISALQQLLQIYQATSEWQKAIDVAERLVKLGKDKQRVEIAHFYCELALQQMGNEDMDKAMALLRKGAAADRSSARVSIMMGRVYMAKGDYQKAVESLLRVIDQDKELVSETLEMLQTCYQQLGMAEEWVAFLRRCVEENTGAYAELMLADVVQEHEGSDTAQIYITRQLQRHPTMRVFHKLMDYHLNDAEEGRAKESLMVLRDMVGEQIRSKPRYRCQKCGFTAYTLYWHCPSCRAWSTIKPIRGLDGQ, encoded by the coding sequence ATGCTGGAGTTGTTGTTTCTGCTTTTGCCTGTAGCCGCAGCCTATGGCTGGTATATGGGCCGCAGAAGTGCGCAACAAACAAAACAGGATGAAGCCAACCGTCTTTCACGCGACTATGTCGCCGGGGTTAACTTCCTTCTGAGCAATCAACAGGATAAAGCGGTAGACCTGTTCCTTGAGATGTTGAAAGAGGATACCGGCACCGTTGAGGCCCACCTTACTCTCGGCAATCTGTTCCGTTCCCGGGGCGAAGTTGATCGCGCCATCCGCATCCACCAGACCTTAATGGAAAGCGCCTCATTAACCTATGAGCAGCGTCTGCTGGCCGTACAGCAGTTGGGACGCGACTACATGGCGGCAGGGTTGTACGATCGCGCCGAAGAGATGTTCAATCAGCTGGTGGATGAAACCGATTTTCGCATCAGCGCTCTGCAACAACTCCTGCAAATTTACCAGGCCACCAGCGAATGGCAGAAAGCGATTGACGTTGCGGAACGTCTGGTGAAGCTGGGTAAAGACAAACAGCGCGTAGAAATCGCCCATTTCTATTGCGAACTCGCCCTGCAGCAGATGGGCAATGAAGACATGGACAAAGCCATGGCGCTTCTCCGGAAGGGCGCTGCCGCGGATCGCAGCAGCGCGCGTGTCTCCATCATGATGGGGCGCGTGTACATGGCGAAAGGCGATTACCAGAAAGCGGTAGAGAGCCTGCTGCGGGTCATCGACCAGGATAAAGAGCTGGTCAGCGAAACCCTGGAGATGCTGCAAACCTGCTATCAGCAACTGGGTATGGCCGAAGAGTGGGTGGCCTTCCTGCGCCGTTGCGTGGAAGAGAACACCGGGGCCTATGCCGAGCTGATGCTGGCGGATGTCGTCCAGGAGCACGAGGGCAGCGACACCGCACAGATTTACATTACCCGTCAGCTGCAGCGTCATCCCACTATGCGCGTGTTCCACAAGCTGATGGATTACCACCTCAACGATGCGGAAGAGGGGCGCGCCAAAGAGAGCCTGATGGTGCTGCGCGACATGGTCGGCGAGCAGATCCGCAGCAAGCCGCGCTATCGCTGCCAGAAGTGCGGTTTTACTGCCTACACCCTGTACTGGCACTGTCCGTCGTGTCGCGCCTGGTCAACCATTAAGCCGATTCGCGGCCTCGATGGGCAGTAA
- the fabI gene encoding enoyl-ACP reductase FabI, protein MGFLSGKRILVTGVASKLSIAYGIAQAMHREGAELAFTYQNDKLKGRVEEFAAQLGSSIILECDVAQDESIDGMFAELAKTWPKFDGFVHSIGFAPGDQLDGDYVNAVTREGFKIAHDISSYSFVAMAKSCRTMLNPGAALLTLSYLGAERAIPNYNVMGLAKASLEANVRYMANAMGPEGVRVNGISAGPIRTLAASGIKDFRKMLAHCEAVTPIRRTVTIEDVGNSAAFLCSDLSAGISGEVVHVDGGFNIAAMNELEIK, encoded by the coding sequence TGCCAGCAAACTGTCCATCGCATACGGTATCGCACAGGCGATGCATCGCGAAGGCGCTGAGCTGGCATTCACCTACCAGAACGACAAGCTGAAAGGCCGCGTAGAAGAGTTTGCCGCGCAGCTGGGTTCCAGCATTATTCTGGAATGCGACGTTGCACAAGATGAAAGCATCGACGGCATGTTCGCTGAGCTGGCAAAAACCTGGCCGAAATTTGACGGTTTCGTTCACTCCATCGGTTTTGCACCGGGCGACCAGCTGGATGGCGACTACGTGAACGCGGTCACCCGTGAAGGCTTTAAAATTGCTCACGACATCAGCTCCTACAGCTTTGTGGCGATGGCAAAATCCTGCCGCACCATGCTGAACCCGGGCGCAGCCCTGCTGACGCTCTCCTACCTGGGTGCTGAGCGCGCTATCCCGAACTACAACGTAATGGGCCTGGCAAAAGCCTCTCTGGAAGCTAACGTGCGCTATATGGCGAACGCGATGGGTCCTGAAGGCGTGCGCGTGAACGGTATCTCTGCGGGTCCAATCCGTACCCTGGCCGCTTCCGGCATCAAAGACTTCCGTAAAATGCTGGCGCATTGCGAAGCGGTTACCCCAATCCGTCGCACCGTCACCATCGAAGACGTGGGTAACTCCGCGGCGTTCCTGTGCTCTGACCTCTCGGCTGGCATCTCCGGCGAAGTGGTTCACGTTGACGGCGGTTTCAACATCGCTGCAATGAACGAGCTGGAAATCAAATAA